In a genomic window of Streptomyces katrae:
- a CDS encoding dipeptidase, with product MSAADLLARARELLAEHPVVDGHNDLPWALREQVRYDLARRDIAGDQSAHLHTDIPRLRAGGVGAQFWSVYVRSDFAGDEAVSATLEQIDAVGQLIARYPGDLVRALTADDMEAARADGRIASLTGAEGGHSINNSLATLRALHRLGVRYMTLTHNDTIDWADSATDAPRHGGLADFGREVVREMNRIGMLVDLSHVADTTMRDALAVSAAPVIFSHSSARAVCDHPRNVPDDVLAQLPANGGVAMATFVPKFILPAAVEWTLAADENLRAHGFHHLDTTPEAMALHRAFEAGRPRPVATAATVADHLDHMREVAGVDHIGIGGDFDGTAFTPAGLDDVSGYPNLIAELLHRGWSRADLAKLTWSNAVRALRDAEAVARDLSATRGPSNAVL from the coding sequence GTGAGCGCGGCGGACCTGCTCGCGCGGGCCCGGGAGCTCCTCGCCGAGCACCCGGTCGTCGACGGCCACAACGACCTGCCCTGGGCCCTCCGCGAGCAGGTGCGCTACGACCTCGCCCGGCGCGACATCGCCGGCGACCAGTCGGCCCACCTGCACACCGACATCCCCCGGCTGCGCGCCGGCGGGGTCGGCGCGCAGTTCTGGTCGGTCTACGTCCGCTCCGACTTCGCGGGCGACGAGGCCGTCAGCGCCACCCTGGAGCAGATCGACGCCGTCGGGCAGCTGATCGCCCGTTACCCCGGGGACCTGGTGCGGGCCCTGACGGCGGACGACATGGAGGCGGCCCGCGCCGACGGCCGGATCGCCTCGCTGACGGGTGCCGAGGGCGGCCACTCCATCAACAACTCGCTCGCCACCCTGCGCGCCCTGCACCGGCTGGGCGTGCGGTACATGACGCTCACCCACAACGACACCATCGACTGGGCGGACTCGGCGACCGACGCACCCCGCCACGGCGGCCTCGCGGACTTCGGCCGCGAGGTGGTGCGCGAGATGAACCGCATCGGCATGCTCGTCGACCTCTCGCACGTCGCCGACACCACCATGCGCGACGCGCTCGCCGTCTCGGCCGCGCCGGTGATCTTCTCGCACTCCTCGGCCCGGGCGGTCTGCGACCACCCGCGCAACGTCCCCGACGACGTGCTGGCCCAGCTGCCCGCCAACGGCGGCGTCGCGATGGCCACCTTCGTGCCGAAGTTCATCCTCCCGGCCGCCGTCGAGTGGACCCTCGCCGCGGACGAGAACCTGCGCGCCCACGGCTTCCACCACCTCGACACCACCCCCGAGGCGATGGCCCTCCACCGGGCCTTCGAAGCCGGCCGCCCCCGCCCCGTGGCCACCGCCGCCACCGTCGCCGACCACCTCGACCACATGCGCGAGGTCGCCGGCGTCGACCACATCGGCATCGGCGGCGACTTCGACGGCACGGCCTTCACCCCGGCCGGGCTCGACGACGTCTCCGGCTACCCGAACCTGATCGCGGAGCTCCTGCACCGCGGCTGGTCCCGGGCCGACCTGGCCAAGCTGACCTGGTCCAACGCCGTACGGGCGCTGCGCGACGCCGAAGCGGTCGCCCGGGACCTCTCGGCCACCCGCGGCCCCTCCAACGCGGTGCTCTAG
- the purE gene encoding 5-(carboxyamino)imidazole ribonucleotide mutase has translation MSTSPVVGIVMGSDSDWPVMEAAAQALDEFEIPYEVDVVSAHRMPREMVAYGEHAAERGLKAIIAGAGGAAHLPGMLASVTPLPVIGVPVPLKYLDGMDSLLSIVQMPAGVPVATVSVAGARNAGLLAVRMLAAHDPELLGRMREFQQELNDQATEKGKRLRAKVAGAESFGFGK, from the coding sequence ATGAGCACTTCCCCCGTCGTGGGCATCGTCATGGGCTCGGACTCCGACTGGCCGGTCATGGAGGCCGCCGCCCAGGCGCTGGACGAGTTCGAGATCCCCTACGAGGTCGACGTCGTCTCCGCCCACCGGATGCCGCGCGAGATGGTCGCCTACGGCGAGCACGCCGCCGAGCGGGGCCTGAAGGCGATCATCGCCGGTGCGGGCGGGGCAGCCCACCTGCCCGGCATGCTCGCCTCCGTCACCCCGCTGCCCGTCATCGGCGTGCCGGTCCCGCTGAAGTACCTCGACGGCATGGACTCGCTCCTGTCGATCGTCCAGATGCCCGCCGGGGTTCCCGTCGCCACCGTCTCCGTCGCCGGCGCCCGCAACGCCGGCCTGCTCGCCGTGCGCATGCTCGCCGCGCACGACCCCGAGCTGCTCGGGCGGATGCGGGAGTTCCAGCAGGAGCTCAACGACCAGGCCACAGAGAAGGGCAAGCGGCTGCGCGCCAAGGTGGCGGGCGCGGAATCCTTCGGGTTCGGCAAGTGA
- a CDS encoding 5-(carboxyamino)imidazole ribonucleotide synthase — MTFPVVGMVGGGQLARMTHEAGIPLGIRFKILSDTPQDSAALVVNDVVIGDYRDLDTLRAFARGCDVITFDHEHVPTEHLRALESDGIPVRPGPDALVHAQDKGVMRARLDEIGAPSPRHRIVSDPADAAAFAEEVGGFPVILKTVRGGYDGKGVWFVRTPEDAEAPFKAGVPVLAEEKVDYVRELAANIVRSPHGQAVAYPVVESIQVDGVCDTVIAPAPNLSEALAGEAQALALRIAKELDVTGHLAVELFETTDGRILVNELAMRPHNSGHWTQDGAVTSQFANHVRAVLDLPLGDPRPRARWTVMANVLGGDYPDMYAAYLHCMAHDPQVKIHMYGKDVKHGRKVGHVNTYGDDLDDVLERARHAAGYLRGTITE, encoded by the coding sequence GTGACGTTCCCGGTAGTCGGCATGGTCGGCGGCGGTCAGCTCGCCCGCATGACCCACGAGGCGGGCATCCCCCTCGGCATCAGATTCAAGATCCTCAGTGACACCCCCCAGGACTCGGCGGCCCTGGTCGTGAACGACGTCGTCATCGGCGACTATCGCGACCTGGACACGTTGCGCGCCTTCGCGCGCGGCTGCGACGTGATCACCTTCGATCACGAGCACGTACCCACCGAGCACCTCCGGGCCCTGGAGTCGGACGGCATCCCCGTCCGGCCGGGGCCCGACGCGTTGGTGCACGCCCAGGACAAGGGGGTGATGCGCGCCAGGCTCGACGAGATCGGCGCGCCCAGCCCCCGCCACCGGATCGTGAGCGATCCGGCGGACGCGGCGGCCTTCGCGGAAGAGGTCGGCGGCTTCCCCGTCATCCTCAAGACGGTGCGCGGCGGGTACGACGGCAAGGGCGTGTGGTTCGTCCGCACGCCCGAGGACGCGGAGGCCCCGTTCAAGGCGGGCGTCCCGGTCCTCGCGGAGGAGAAGGTGGACTACGTCCGCGAACTCGCGGCCAACATCGTCCGCTCCCCGCACGGCCAGGCCGTGGCCTACCCCGTCGTCGAGTCCATCCAGGTCGACGGCGTGTGCGACACGGTGATCGCCCCCGCCCCCAACCTCTCCGAAGCCCTCGCGGGCGAGGCCCAGGCCCTGGCCCTGCGCATCGCCAAGGAACTCGACGTGACCGGCCACCTGGCCGTGGAGCTGTTCGAGACCACCGACGGCCGCATCCTCGTCAACGAACTGGCCATGCGCCCGCACAACAGCGGCCACTGGACCCAGGACGGCGCGGTCACCTCCCAGTTCGCCAACCACGTGCGCGCGGTCCTGGACCTCCCCCTGGGCGACCCGCGCCCCCGGGCCCGCTGGACCGTGATGGCGAACGTCCTCGGCGGGGACTACCCCGACATGTACGCGGCGTACCTGCACTGCATGGCCCACGACCCGCAGGTGAAGATCCACATGTACGGCAAGGACGTGAAACACGGCCGCAAGGTCGGCCACGTCAACACCTACGGCGACGACCTGGACGATGTGCTGGAACGCGCACGCCACGCAGCCGGCTACCTCAGAGGAACGATCACCGAATGA
- a CDS encoding GtrA family protein, giving the protein MSTPNAVPLSERFRGLAREVVKFGAVGGAGVLVNFGVFNLLRATTDLQTVRANVIAIVVAIITNYVGFRYFTYRDRDLGSRRREMILFVLFSVIGMVIESGVLYVATYGFGLDSSLQNNVSKFFGMAVATVFRFWSYRTWVFKALPTDAAPSLVVEQRDGQEPAPVAPRTPEPAGNQG; this is encoded by the coding sequence ATGAGCACCCCGAACGCAGTACCGCTGTCCGAGCGCTTCCGAGGCCTGGCCCGGGAGGTCGTCAAGTTCGGCGCGGTCGGCGGCGCGGGCGTCCTGGTGAACTTCGGCGTCTTCAACCTGCTGCGCGCCACCACGGACCTGCAGACGGTCCGCGCGAACGTGATAGCCATCGTGGTCGCCATCATCACGAACTACGTGGGGTTCCGCTACTTCACCTACCGTGACCGCGACCTGGGCAGCCGGCGCCGCGAGATGATCCTCTTCGTGCTGTTCAGCGTGATCGGCATGGTCATCGAGAGCGGCGTGCTCTACGTCGCCACGTACGGCTTCGGGCTGGACAGCTCGCTGCAGAACAACGTCTCCAAGTTCTTCGGCATGGCGGTGGCGACGGTCTTCCGGTTCTGGTCGTACCGGACGTGGGTCTTCAAGGCCCTGCCGACGGACGCTGCGCCCTCGCTGGTCGTCGAGCAGCGTGACGGGCAGGAGCCGGCGCCCGTGGCCCCCCGCACCCCGGAGCCGGCGGGCAACCAGGGCTGA
- a CDS encoding ATP-binding protein — protein MRRRLINSTLAVVLVVIAVFGVSLVIVETRTITSSAQDRIGSEALRLLGVVEADALEHRRVDPGSLSEQLDMGTYARISVPGQPTVEVGDRIEDNVIRGTARGEQGEVVVVEESRSTVTREVGRTLAVVGAVALLAVVAAVLLAVRQANRLASPLTDLAETAERLGSGDPRPRHKRYGVPELDRVADVLDASAERIGRMLTAERRLAADASHQLRTPLTALSMRLEEITVTDDLETVREEASIALTQVERLTDVVERLLTNSRDPRTGSAVPFDLDEVVKQQLEEWRPAYRSAGRAIVRSGKTGMRAVGTPGAVSQVLATLVENALMHGGGTVALRTRVTGNQAVIEVTDEGPGVPPDLGNRIFERAISGRNSTGIGLAVARDLAEADGGRLELLQSQPPVFALFLSRTAPPRAEPERTVR, from the coding sequence ATGCGCCGCCGTCTGATCAACTCCACCCTCGCCGTGGTCCTCGTCGTGATCGCCGTGTTCGGGGTCTCCCTCGTCATCGTGGAGACCCGGACCATCACCAGCAGCGCTCAGGACCGCATCGGCTCCGAGGCGCTGCGCCTGCTGGGCGTGGTCGAGGCCGACGCCCTGGAGCACCGGCGGGTGGACCCCGGCTCGCTGTCCGAACAGCTGGACATGGGCACGTACGCCCGCATCTCCGTCCCCGGTCAGCCGACGGTCGAAGTCGGCGACCGCATCGAGGACAACGTCATCCGGGGCACCGCACGCGGCGAACAGGGCGAGGTCGTCGTCGTGGAGGAGTCCCGCTCCACCGTCACCCGCGAGGTCGGGCGCACCCTGGCCGTGGTCGGCGCCGTCGCCCTGCTGGCCGTCGTCGCCGCCGTGCTCCTCGCCGTCCGCCAGGCCAACCGGCTCGCCTCCCCGCTGACCGACCTCGCCGAGACCGCCGAGCGCCTCGGCTCCGGCGACCCCCGGCCCCGCCACAAGCGCTACGGGGTCCCCGAGCTCGACCGGGTGGCCGACGTCCTCGACGCCAGCGCGGAGCGCATCGGCCGGATGCTCACCGCCGAACGCCGCCTCGCCGCCGACGCCTCCCACCAGCTGCGCACCCCGCTGACGGCCCTGTCGATGCGGCTGGAGGAGATCACCGTCACGGACGACCTGGAGACCGTCCGCGAGGAGGCGAGCATCGCCCTCACCCAGGTGGAACGGCTCACGGACGTGGTGGAGCGGCTGCTGACGAACTCGCGCGACCCCCGCACCGGCTCCGCCGTCCCCTTCGACCTCGACGAGGTCGTCAAGCAGCAGCTGGAGGAGTGGCGCCCGGCCTACCGCAGCGCCGGCCGGGCCATCGTCCGCTCCGGCAAGACCGGCATGCGGGCCGTCGGCACCCCCGGCGCGGTCTCCCAGGTCCTGGCCACCCTCGTGGAGAACGCACTCATGCACGGCGGCGGCACCGTCGCCCTGCGCACCCGCGTCACCGGCAACCAGGCCGTCATCGAGGTCACCGACGAGGGCCCCGGCGTCCCGCCCGACCTCGGCAACCGGATCTTCGAGCGGGCCATCAGCGGCCGCAACTCCACCGGCATCGGCCTCGCCGTCGCCCGGGACCTCGCGGAAGCGGACGGCGGCCGCCTGGAGCTCCTCCAGAGTCAGCCGCCGGTGTTCGCGCTCTTCCTCAGCCGCACCGCGCCCCCGCGCGCGGAGCCGGAGCGGACGGTCAGGTAG
- a CDS encoding response regulator transcription factor has product MTRVLLAEDDASISEPLARALRREGYEVEVREDGPTALEAGLQGGVDLVVLDLGLPGMDGLEVARRLRAEGHGFPILVLTARADEVDTVVGLDAGADDYVTKPFRLAELLARVRALLRRGANDAAQAPATHGVRIDVESHRAWMGEEELQLTAKEFDLLRVLVRDAGRVVTRDQLMREVWDTTWWSSTKTLDMHISWLRKKLGDDAANPRYIATVRGVGFRFEKS; this is encoded by the coding sequence ATGACGCGTGTACTGCTCGCCGAGGACGACGCATCCATCTCGGAACCCCTGGCCCGCGCCCTGCGCCGGGAGGGCTACGAGGTCGAGGTCCGGGAGGACGGCCCCACCGCCCTGGAGGCCGGACTGCAGGGCGGCGTCGATCTCGTCGTCCTCGACCTGGGACTGCCCGGAATGGACGGCCTGGAAGTGGCCCGGCGGCTGCGGGCCGAGGGCCACGGCTTCCCGATCCTGGTCCTGACCGCCCGGGCCGACGAGGTCGACACGGTGGTCGGCCTGGACGCCGGCGCCGACGACTACGTGACCAAGCCCTTCCGCCTCGCCGAGCTGCTGGCCCGCGTACGGGCCCTGCTGCGGCGCGGCGCCAACGACGCAGCCCAGGCCCCCGCCACCCACGGCGTGCGCATCGACGTCGAGTCCCACCGCGCCTGGATGGGGGAGGAGGAGCTCCAGCTCACCGCCAAGGAGTTCGACCTGCTGCGCGTCCTGGTCCGCGACGCCGGCCGCGTCGTCACCCGCGACCAGCTGATGCGCGAGGTCTGGGACACCACCTGGTGGTCCTCCACCAAGACCCTCGACATGCACATCTCCTGGCTCCGCAAGAAGCTGGGCGACGACGCCGCCAACCCCCGCTACATCGCCACCGTCCGGGGAGTCGGCTTCCGCTTCGAGAAGAGCTGA
- a CDS encoding peptide MFS transporter, giving the protein MASSLTKASPSAAHEKTFLGHPVGLATLFMTEMWERFSYYGMRALLVLYLVSGGADAATGSQGGGLAFTAATATAIYSVYVAMVYLMAMPGGWFGDRVWGARKTVAIAGGVIMAGHVALAVPGTIAFFVGLLLVAFGSGLLKANISTMVGHLYKGLDDSRRDSGFTIFYIGINVGAFAAPLVIGTIGETVSWHLGFLLAAIGMGVGLAVYLLAARTLNPESSVVPNPLTPAERKAVIVKVLAVLAVVAVFYTAVGMAGMFTIKWALYPITIIGLVIPVAVLVRIKRDKDLSAGEQSKMSAYIWFFVAAAVFWMIYDQGGSTLSLFGDKNSQRSLLGWEVPTVIFQALNPLFVVALAPVFATLWVVLARRNREPSTIVKFSGALALVGASFFIFALPLNQTAGNDTKVTMWWLVLIFLVQTVAELCLSPVGLSVTTKMAPQKYASQMMGVWFLAVTAGDCVTGLLGLADVKLNGVGVILFQAAAAVVAGLAIYMYRKKVDALMGELN; this is encoded by the coding sequence ATGGCTTCCAGCCTGACGAAGGCCTCGCCGAGCGCAGCTCACGAGAAGACCTTCCTCGGCCACCCCGTTGGCCTGGCCACGCTGTTCATGACCGAGATGTGGGAGCGCTTCTCCTACTACGGCATGCGTGCGCTTCTCGTTCTGTACTTGGTCTCCGGCGGCGCTGACGCCGCGACCGGCAGCCAGGGCGGGGGTCTCGCCTTCACGGCCGCGACGGCCACGGCGATCTACTCGGTGTACGTCGCCATGGTCTACCTCATGGCCATGCCCGGCGGCTGGTTCGGTGACCGCGTCTGGGGCGCCCGCAAGACCGTCGCCATCGCCGGCGGCGTGATCATGGCGGGCCACGTCGCGCTGGCCGTCCCCGGCACGATCGCGTTCTTCGTGGGTCTGCTGCTGGTCGCGTTCGGCTCCGGTCTGCTGAAGGCCAACATCTCCACGATGGTGGGCCACCTCTACAAGGGCCTGGACGACTCGCGCCGCGACAGCGGTTTCACGATCTTCTACATCGGCATCAACGTGGGTGCCTTCGCGGCCCCGCTGGTGATCGGCACCATCGGCGAGACCGTCAGCTGGCACCTCGGCTTCCTGCTCGCCGCCATCGGCATGGGCGTGGGCCTGGCGGTCTACCTGCTCGCGGCCCGCACCCTGAACCCCGAGAGCAGCGTCGTCCCGAACCCGCTGACCCCGGCCGAGCGCAAGGCCGTGATCGTCAAGGTCCTCGCGGTCCTGGCCGTCGTCGCCGTCTTCTACACCGCGGTGGGCATGGCGGGCATGTTCACGATCAAGTGGGCGCTGTACCCGATCACCATCATCGGTCTGGTCATACCGGTCGCCGTCCTCGTGCGCATCAAGCGCGACAAGGACCTGTCGGCCGGCGAGCAGTCCAAGATGAGCGCCTACATCTGGTTCTTCGTGGCCGCCGCCGTGTTCTGGATGATCTACGACCAGGGCGGTTCGACCCTCTCGCTGTTCGGTGACAAGAACTCCCAGCGCAGCCTGCTCGGCTGGGAAGTCCCCACCGTCATCTTCCAGGCGCTGAACCCGCTCTTCGTGGTGGCGCTCGCCCCGGTCTTCGCCACCCTGTGGGTGGTCCTGGCCCGCCGGAACCGCGAGCCCAGCACCATCGTGAAGTTCTCGGGTGCCCTGGCCCTGGTCGGCGCCTCGTTCTTCATCTTCGCGCTGCCGCTGAACCAGACCGCGGGCAACGACACCAAGGTCACCATGTGGTGGCTGGTGCTGATCTTCCTGGTGCAGACCGTCGCCGAGCTCTGCCTGTCCCCGGTCGGCCTGTCGGTCACCACCAAGATGGCGCCGCAGAAGTACGCCTCCCAGATGATGGGCGTCTGGTTCCTCGCCGTCACCGCCGGTGACTGCGTGACCGGTCTGCTGGGTCTGGCCGACGTGAAGCTGAACGGCGTCGGTGTGATCCTCTTCCAGGCGGCCGCCGCCGTGGTCGCCGGTCTGGCGATCTACATGTACCGCAAGAAGGTCGACGCCCTGATGGGCGAGCTGAACTGA
- a CDS encoding LPXTG cell wall anchor domain-containing protein — protein sequence MSDRKRSTALALASALAGSAVLLAAPAAHADVVDVQYDCKTPIGDKSAVSPIDIKAVKEGDGYKLTMSFQKGVSSSPIELGKGAMNPSAVIMTGGAEQASVPVSGAPNAEAAPANTPIKISDLSGTYTPKKSGKVTFTAGVLTIKAMGTTTTCTPGNSPKPSLELDVTAAAGAAAPEGTLPQTGPADSALAFGTLGATVALSGAAGLLWLTRRGPRPQRTPS from the coding sequence GTGTCCGACCGGAAACGTTCCACCGCGCTCGCGCTGGCCTCCGCGCTGGCCGGATCCGCCGTACTGCTCGCCGCCCCCGCGGCCCACGCCGACGTGGTCGACGTCCAGTACGACTGCAAGACCCCGATCGGGGACAAGTCGGCGGTCTCGCCCATCGACATCAAGGCCGTCAAGGAGGGGGACGGCTACAAGCTGACGATGTCCTTCCAGAAGGGCGTCTCCTCCAGCCCCATCGAACTCGGCAAGGGCGCCATGAACCCCAGCGCCGTCATCATGACCGGCGGCGCCGAACAGGCCTCGGTACCGGTCTCCGGGGCCCCGAACGCCGAGGCCGCGCCCGCCAACACCCCGATCAAGATCAGTGACCTGTCGGGCACGTACACCCCGAAGAAGAGCGGCAAGGTCACCTTCACCGCCGGGGTCCTCACCATCAAGGCCATGGGGACCACCACCACCTGCACCCCCGGCAACAGCCCCAAGCCCTCCCTGGAACTGGACGTGACGGCGGCCGCGGGCGCCGCCGCCCCCGAAGGCACCCTCCCGCAGACCGGCCCCGCCGACTCCGCCCTGGCGTTCGGCACCCTCGGCGCCACCGTGGCCCTCTCCGGCGCCGCCGGCCTGCTGTGGCTGACCCGGCGCGGCCCGCGGCCCCAGCGCACCCCGTCCTGA
- the hutI gene encoding imidazolonepropionase, with translation MTTTAITNIGSLVTNDSSLGDGTPLGLIENAALVIDGDTIAWVGEAAAAPAADASFDAKGRAVIPGFVDSHSHLVFAGDRTAEFNARMSGRAYSAGGIRTTVAATRAATDAELEANLVRHLDEALRQGTTTFETKSGYGLTVADEARALRIASAHTDEVTYLGAHIVSPDYAEDPAGYVDLVTGEMLAACAPYARWVDVFCEKGAFDGDQARAILTAGAAAGLIPRVHANQLTYGPGVQLAVELEAASADHCTHLTDADVDALAQASATTVATLLPGAEFSTRAQWPDARRLIDAGATVALSTDCNPGSSYTSSMPFCIALAVRDMRMTPDEALWSATAGGARALRRTDIGRLVPGARADLALLDAPSHVHLAYRPGVPLVSAVWNRGVRAA, from the coding sequence ATGACCACCACCGCCATCACCAACATCGGCAGCCTCGTCACCAACGACTCCTCCCTCGGCGACGGAACCCCCCTCGGCCTGATCGAGAACGCCGCCCTCGTCATCGACGGCGACACCATCGCCTGGGTCGGCGAGGCCGCCGCGGCCCCCGCAGCCGACGCGTCCTTCGACGCGAAGGGCCGCGCCGTCATCCCCGGCTTCGTCGACTCCCACTCCCACCTCGTCTTCGCCGGCGACCGCACCGCCGAGTTCAACGCCCGTATGTCCGGCCGCGCCTACTCCGCCGGCGGCATCCGCACCACCGTCGCCGCCACCCGCGCCGCCACCGACGCCGAGCTGGAGGCCAACCTCGTCCGCCACCTCGACGAGGCCCTCCGCCAGGGCACCACCACCTTCGAGACCAAGTCCGGCTACGGCCTCACCGTCGCCGACGAGGCCCGCGCCCTGCGCATCGCCTCCGCCCACACCGACGAGGTCACCTACCTCGGCGCGCACATCGTCTCCCCCGACTACGCCGAGGACCCGGCCGGCTACGTCGACCTCGTCACCGGCGAGATGCTCGCGGCCTGCGCCCCGTACGCCCGCTGGGTGGACGTCTTCTGCGAGAAGGGCGCCTTCGACGGCGACCAGGCGCGCGCGATCCTCACCGCCGGCGCCGCCGCCGGGCTGATCCCGCGCGTCCACGCCAACCAGCTCACCTACGGCCCGGGCGTGCAGCTCGCCGTGGAGCTGGAGGCCGCCTCCGCCGACCACTGCACGCACCTCACGGACGCCGACGTGGACGCCCTCGCCCAGGCGTCCGCCACCACCGTCGCCACGCTCCTGCCCGGCGCCGAGTTCTCCACCCGCGCCCAGTGGCCCGACGCGCGCCGGCTGATCGACGCGGGCGCCACGGTGGCCCTGTCCACGGACTGCAACCCCGGCTCCTCGTACACGAGTTCCATGCCGTTCTGCATCGCCCTCGCCGTCCGGGACATGCGCATGACCCCCGACGAGGCCCTGTGGTCGGCCACCGCCGGCGGGGCCCGCGCCCTGCGCCGTACGGACATCGGCCGCCTGGTCCCGGGTGCCCGCGCCGATCTGGCCCTCCTCGACGCCCCCAGCCACGTCCACCTCGCCTACCGGCCGGGCGTCCCGCTCGTCTCGGCCGTCTGGAACCGCGGGGTGCGCGCGGCCTGA
- a CDS encoding formimidoylglutamate deiminase, producing the protein MQLKGPVPTVQKTYWLEHAWLGDLVEPGVALGVTADGRIAEVRTGAAAPPPGAEVLRGLTLPGLANAHSHAFHRALRSTVQVGSGTFWTWREVMYGVAQNLTPESYFDLARAVYAEMALAGITNVGEFHYVHHAPGGTPYADPNAMGEALIEAAAAAGIRITLLDTAYLAAGFGEAPNAHQRRFSDGTAEAWAERVSALKPREHALIGAAVHSVRAVPAGQLATVAAWAQERRAPLHVHLSEQTAENDACLAAHGRTPTQLLADHGVLGPHTTGVHNTHLTDEDIALLGGTTTGTCMCPTTERDLADGIGPAGRLQRAGSPLSLGSDSHAVIDLLEEARAMELNERLRSRTRGHWTANALLAAATADGHAALGRPDAGRLEAGALADFTTLALDTVRTAGPLPRLGAETAVFAASAADVRHTVVGGRHVVRDGVHTLVGDVAGALSEAIAAVRG; encoded by the coding sequence ATGCAGTTGAAGGGGCCCGTGCCGACCGTGCAGAAGACGTACTGGCTGGAGCACGCCTGGCTCGGCGACCTGGTCGAGCCGGGCGTTGCCCTCGGCGTGACGGCCGACGGACGCATCGCCGAGGTGCGCACCGGGGCGGCTGCCCCGCCCCCGGGGGCGGAGGTGCTGCGCGGCCTCACCCTCCCGGGCCTGGCCAACGCGCACTCCCACGCCTTCCACCGGGCGCTGCGCTCCACCGTCCAGGTCGGCTCGGGGACGTTCTGGACCTGGCGCGAGGTCATGTACGGCGTCGCCCAGAACCTCACCCCCGAGAGCTACTTCGACCTCGCCCGGGCCGTGTACGCGGAGATGGCGCTGGCCGGCATCACCAACGTCGGCGAGTTCCACTACGTCCACCACGCCCCCGGCGGCACCCCGTACGCCGACCCCAACGCGATGGGGGAGGCCCTGATCGAGGCGGCCGCGGCGGCCGGCATCCGCATCACCCTCCTCGACACCGCCTACCTCGCCGCCGGCTTCGGCGAGGCCCCCAACGCGCACCAGCGGCGCTTCTCCGACGGCACCGCCGAGGCCTGGGCCGAACGGGTGTCCGCCCTCAAGCCCCGCGAGCACGCGCTGATCGGCGCGGCCGTCCACTCCGTCCGGGCCGTCCCGGCCGGCCAGCTGGCCACCGTCGCGGCGTGGGCGCAGGAGCGCCGGGCCCCGCTGCACGTGCACCTGTCCGAGCAGACGGCGGAGAACGACGCCTGCCTCGCGGCGCACGGCCGCACCCCGACGCAGCTGCTCGCCGACCACGGCGTGCTGGGCCCGCACACCACCGGCGTCCACAACACGCACCTGACGGACGAGGACATCGCCCTGCTCGGCGGCACCACCACCGGCACCTGCATGTGCCCGACCACCGAACGCGACCTCGCCGACGGCATCGGCCCGGCCGGCCGGCTCCAGCGGGCGGGCAGCCCGCTGTCCCTGGGCAGCGACAGCCACGCGGTGATCGACCTGCTGGAGGAGGCGCGGGCGATGGAGCTGAACGAGCGCCTGCGCAGCCGCACACGCGGGCACTGGACGGCGAACGCCCTGCTGGCGGCCGCCACCGCCGACGGCCACGCCGCGCTGGGCCGCCCGGACGCGGGCCGGCTGGAGGCCGGGGCCCTCGCGGACTTCACGACCCTCGCGCTGGACACCGTCCGCACGGCCGGGCCGCTGCCGAGGCTCGGCGCGGAGACGGCGGTCTTCGCGGCCTCGGCCGCCGACGTCCGCCACACGGTGGTGGGCGGCCGCCACGTGGTCCGCGACGGCGTCCACACCCTGGTCGGCGACGTCGCGGGGGCCCTGTCCGAAGCGATCGCCGCCGTCCGGGGCTGA